A DNA window from Nitrospinota bacterium contains the following coding sequences:
- the mgtE gene encoding magnesium transporter: protein MHIEKIKTALKEPEINESFLRSLIIDLDHFELARRLHEFSIEHKVQIFHLLESDEKRQELLYETDIDSRLEIQKSLDQDYLAALLDEMPEDEATDIIQELPDQTQEVILGKMEAEDAEIIKDLIKYEEETAGGLMTPDFNKVHFDNRAGDIFTKIRRESNKEIIPYFYVVDESDQLLGFFKLRDLLNIHTSALAKEIVRPETPKVHLDDPCEKVAQVMGQEHLSSLPVVDNNNVIQGIITFDDVIRAMQDSASEDIYTMVGTAKVDPFAKKIRNKIIARIPWLFTTFIGGLISAWVLGLYQTTLADFAAVIFFIPFVIGLAGNVGIQGATVIVRGLATGDIQKENIATVVKSELSVGILNGVIFGLLCGALVHLASESILQTNPVLGLVVGTGIVLAVSVASIMGSLAPIVFINLDIDPAISTGPFITVINDILGLAIYLATAAYFFSVL from the coding sequence ATGCATATTGAAAAAATAAAAACTGCTTTAAAAGAGCCGGAAATCAATGAGTCATTTTTGCGCTCTCTCATTATAGACCTTGATCACTTTGAATTAGCAAGAAGGCTGCACGAATTCAGCATTGAGCATAAAGTGCAGATTTTCCATCTTCTTGAAAGTGATGAGAAAAGGCAGGAGCTCCTCTATGAAACAGATATAGACAGTCGTCTTGAAATTCAAAAGTCCCTGGATCAGGATTATCTGGCCGCTCTCTTGGATGAAATGCCGGAAGATGAGGCAACTGACATCATCCAGGAGCTTCCTGATCAGACCCAGGAGGTGATCCTGGGCAAAATGGAGGCTGAGGATGCAGAAATAATCAAGGACTTGATAAAGTATGAAGAAGAAACAGCTGGTGGTCTAATGACTCCAGATTTCAATAAAGTTCATTTTGACAACAGAGCAGGTGACATCTTCACTAAAATCAGAAGAGAATCTAACAAGGAAATAATTCCATACTTTTATGTTGTTGATGAAAGTGACCAGTTGCTGGGTTTTTTCAAATTAAGAGATCTATTAAACATCCATACTTCCGCATTGGCTAAAGAGATTGTCCGCCCCGAAACCCCTAAAGTTCACCTGGATGATCCTTGCGAAAAAGTTGCCCAGGTCATGGGACAGGAGCATCTAAGCAGTTTGCCTGTTGTAGACAATAATAATGTAATTCAGGGAATCATCACTTTTGATGACGTAATACGTGCCATGCAAGACAGTGCCAGCGAAGATATATATACAATGGTTGGCACAGCTAAAGTTGACCCTTTTGCAAAAAAAATAAGAAATAAAATTATTGCGCGAATACCGTGGCTGTTCACAACATTTATTGGAGGACTGATCAGCGCATGGGTGCTTGGTCTGTATCAGACCACCCTGGCAGATTTTGCGGCGGTTATATTTTTTATTCCGTTTGTAATAGGTCTCGCAGGCAATGTAGGAATTCAGGGTGCTACCGTCATAGTCAGGGGGTTGGCAACTGGAGATATTCAAAAAGAAAATATTGCTACAGTGGTAAAAAGTGAACTTTCTGTTGGAATACTAAATGGAGTGATTTTTGGGTTGTTGTGTGGAGCCCTTGTTCATTTAGCCTCAGAATCGATCTTGCAGACAAACCCTGTTTTGGGTTTGGTGGTGGGCACAGGAATAGTTCTTGCTGTTTCGGTCGCCTCAATAATGGGTTCGTTAGCCCCTATTGTTTTCATAAACCTTGATATCGACCCCGCAATTAGCACTGGCCCTTTTATTACCGTTATCAATGATATACTTGGGTTGGCTATTTATCTTGCAACAGCGGCTTATTTCTTTTCAGTTTTGTGA
- a CDS encoding nucleoid-structuring protein H-NS — protein sequence MYRKEIKVLDCTIRDGGLMNNHLFSDDLVRRVFNAVNQSGVDYIELGYKADENQFKRGEFGPMKFCTEQDLENIVGDTEKKCKISVMADIGRFDPNALIPKSESYVDMMRVASYVKDIDKAIDLVNTLNAKGYETTINIMAVSHARERELDEALEQIEKESTVDVVYLVDSFGALYSEQIAYLAKKYKSALPTRELGIHAHNNQQLAFANTIESIIQNINYLDGTIWGIGRAAGNCPLELLLGFLKNPKFDIRPILQVLQSDFVELRENVEWGYTIPYVITGILDLHPRAAMKLRNSDKKDEYLEFYNKLTSEANV from the coding sequence ATGTACCGAAAAGAGATTAAAGTATTAGATTGCACCATTCGCGACGGGGGATTGATGAACAATCACCTGTTCAGCGATGATCTTGTCCGCAGGGTTTTTAACGCAGTTAATCAATCTGGTGTTGATTATATTGAACTGGGTTACAAGGCAGACGAGAATCAGTTTAAACGTGGTGAATTTGGCCCCATGAAATTTTGTACAGAACAGGACCTTGAAAACATTGTCGGGGATACTGAAAAAAAATGCAAGATTTCTGTCATGGCTGATATTGGACGATTTGATCCCAACGCACTTATCCCTAAGTCTGAGAGTTATGTGGACATGATGAGGGTTGCCTCTTATGTCAAAGATATTGATAAGGCTATTGACCTTGTTAACACACTGAACGCTAAAGGTTATGAAACCACCATTAATATCATGGCTGTGTCACACGCCAGGGAAAGGGAATTGGATGAAGCGCTGGAACAGATAGAAAAGGAAAGTACTGTGGATGTTGTTTATCTGGTCGATAGTTTCGGTGCACTATACTCTGAACAAATTGCTTATCTAGCTAAAAAATATAAGTCTGCATTGCCAACCCGCGAGCTAGGTATTCACGCTCATAATAACCAGCAGCTTGCTTTTGCCAACACGATTGAGTCAATCATTCAAAATATTAACTATTTGGATGGAACCATTTGGGGAATAGGAAGAGCCGCTGGAAACTGTCCTTTGGAATTATTATTAGGTTTTTTGAAAAATCCTAAATTCGACATCAGACCAATATTACAAGTTTTGCAAAGTGATTTTGTTGAGTTGCGAGAAAATGTCGAATGGGGTTACACAATACCTTACGTTATTACCGGAATTCTGGATCTGCATCCACGTGCTGCTATGAAACTTAGAAATTCGGATAAAAAAGACGAATACCTGGAATTCTATAACAAGCTGACATCAGAGGCCAACGTCTAG
- a CDS encoding antibiotic biosynthesis monooxygenase: MVTIGMNYKMIPGKEKVFEDAFDAVIKVMNEMEGHSKSFLYKDVNDAQSYLIVSEWNSEDAFNDFMQSDKFKNVVNWGKENILAGRPSHTVYKH, encoded by the coding sequence GTGGTTACTATAGGAATGAATTATAAAATGATACCCGGTAAAGAAAAAGTTTTTGAAGATGCTTTTGATGCGGTCATAAAAGTTATGAACGAGATGGAAGGCCATTCAAAATCTTTTCTATATAAAGATGTGAATGATGCGCAGTCTTACCTGATTGTTTCTGAATGGAATTCTGAAGATGCATTCAACGACTTTATGCAATCGGATAAATTTAAGAATGTGGTGAACTGGGGAAAAGAAAATATTCTTGCAGGGCGTCCTTCTCACACTGTCTATAAGCATTAA
- a CDS encoding GAF domain-containing protein, which produces MDVNEAQKKDEAAKPRRFSNDENLNTLLNSVVDEVSVYAERLGGQIKKLSDIGRALSGVYDLNTLLEMIVDQARNFTNADAGTLYIVENSTLRFQIVQNDSLKIRMGGKTGETIPFPPVEMKESNVSAFVALKGVSVNIPDVYDTDLFDFTGPKKFDSSTGYRSKSMLVVPMRNHENDVIGVLQLLNATNPKTNEVIAFSQDYENLSESLASQAAVSITNAKLISDMGDLFEAFVKVMATAIDEKSPVTGGHIRRVAELTLTMAEVIHDIKEGQFKDITFSQDQLYELRIAAYMHDIGKVTTPVEIVEKAKKLQTIFDRIHYVRLRMDYIIQKIKLEGQNSKIELLQNGNDPAKIKSCEQETLEKVAEMEEIRDFVNKCNEPGEFLEDETLERLKELSKRTYQDEAGESQPFLTEDELLNLSIRRGSITEAERKKMQGHAAVTLKMLKQIPFTKKLKNIPNFAGAHHEFINGKGYPLGLAGDEIPFEGKLMAVTDIAEALTASDRPYKKAMPLETVYRILRSMAEKGELDPNLVDLFIDKEVYKIYQERHENGANEKKSSEAEVKS; this is translated from the coding sequence ATGGATGTTAATGAAGCACAGAAGAAAGATGAGGCTGCAAAACCTCGTAGGTTTTCAAATGATGAAAACTTAAACACTCTTCTTAACAGTGTTGTTGACGAAGTGAGTGTTTACGCTGAGCGCCTGGGCGGACAAATCAAAAAGCTTTCTGATATAGGACGTGCCCTATCAGGTGTTTATGATTTGAACACTCTTCTTGAAATGATTGTTGATCAAGCTAGAAATTTTACTAATGCTGATGCAGGGACTTTATACATTGTTGAAAACAGTACCCTGCGGTTTCAAATAGTTCAAAATGATAGCTTAAAAATACGGATGGGGGGGAAAACCGGGGAAACCATCCCATTCCCACCTGTTGAAATGAAGGAGTCCAATGTTTCTGCTTTTGTCGCCTTAAAAGGGGTGTCTGTAAACATACCTGATGTATACGACACAGATCTTTTCGATTTTACCGGTCCTAAAAAGTTTGATAGTTCAACTGGGTATCGATCAAAATCCATGCTGGTTGTGCCTATGCGCAACCATGAAAACGATGTAATTGGTGTATTACAACTATTAAACGCAACCAATCCAAAAACCAATGAGGTGATCGCGTTTTCACAGGATTATGAAAACCTAAGCGAATCATTGGCATCTCAAGCAGCTGTTTCAATAACAAATGCCAAGCTCATATCCGATATGGGTGATTTGTTTGAAGCATTTGTAAAAGTTATGGCGACAGCCATTGATGAAAAATCTCCTGTTACAGGTGGGCACATCAGAAGAGTTGCAGAACTGACACTGACTATGGCTGAGGTAATCCATGACATCAAGGAAGGTCAATTTAAAGACATTACTTTCTCGCAAGATCAGTTATACGAACTAAGAATTGCGGCCTATATGCACGATATCGGAAAAGTCACAACGCCAGTGGAGATCGTTGAGAAGGCTAAAAAACTACAGACAATTTTTGATCGTATCCATTATGTTCGTTTGAGAATGGATTATATAATTCAAAAAATTAAACTGGAGGGGCAAAATAGTAAGATTGAGTTATTACAAAATGGAAATGACCCGGCCAAAATAAAATCATGTGAACAAGAAACACTCGAAAAAGTCGCAGAGATGGAAGAAATCAGGGATTTTGTTAACAAGTGTAACGAACCTGGCGAATTTCTTGAGGATGAAACTCTGGAAAGGCTCAAAGAATTGTCTAAGAGGACTTATCAGGACGAAGCAGGTGAAAGCCAACCTTTCTTAACTGAGGATGAGCTGTTAAACCTATCTATCAGACGGGGAAGCATAACAGAAGCGGAAAGGAAAAAAATGCAGGGTCATGCTGCTGTTACCCTGAAAATGTTAAAACAGATTCCTTTTACAAAGAAATTAAAAAATATCCCGAATTTTGCTGGAGCTCATCACGAATTCATCAACGGCAAAGGATACCCACTGGGATTGGCTGGGGATGAAATTCCATTTGAAGGAAAATTAATGGCTGTTACCGATATCGCAGAAGCATTAACCGCATCGGACAGACCTTATAAAAAAGCCATGCCCCTGGAAACTGTTTATCGAATTCTTCGCTCTATGGCAGAAAAAGGAGAACTCGACCCCAATCTGGTAGATCTTTTTATCGACAAAGAGGTTTATAAGATTTATCAGGAAAGACACGAAAATGGCGCTAATGAAAAGAAAAGTTCGGAAGCTGAAGTAAAATCTTAA
- a CDS encoding bifunctional 4-hydroxy-2-oxoglutarate aldolase/2-dehydro-3-deoxy-phosphogluconate aldolase, protein MAEFDLTLFEQEPVMGIIRGVDKDSLQGVLQAAYEGGLRFLEITLNTPDALLLIKQSVKLFPDFCIGAGTVLSAESTEQVIDAGAKFIVAPNLNEEVAEYCNKNKLAYFPGALTPTEIEKAWRLGATMVKVFPASQMGPDYIKLLKGPFEQIKLMAVGGVNPENIPDYFSAGASAVALGGSIFSTKRMADKAFSVIQKEIEEFILAVNKIYSNINIVDNTKHSN, encoded by the coding sequence ATGGCTGAATTTGACCTGACTTTATTTGAGCAAGAGCCCGTAATGGGAATTATACGGGGAGTTGACAAAGATTCTCTGCAGGGAGTCCTTCAAGCAGCATACGAGGGGGGGCTTCGTTTTCTTGAAATCACTCTCAACACGCCTGATGCCCTTCTTCTCATTAAGCAGTCTGTTAAGTTGTTTCCAGATTTTTGCATAGGGGCTGGAACTGTATTATCCGCTGAATCCACTGAACAGGTAATTGACGCAGGAGCAAAATTCATTGTAGCTCCAAACCTGAATGAAGAAGTTGCAGAATATTGTAATAAAAATAAACTAGCTTATTTCCCCGGAGCCTTAACCCCCACGGAAATTGAAAAAGCATGGCGGTTAGGCGCTACCATGGTAAAAGTCTTTCCTGCTTCTCAAATGGGGCCTGACTATATCAAGCTATTAAAGGGGCCATTTGAGCAGATCAAGCTTATGGCAGTAGGGGGAGTAAATCCTGAAAACATACCGGATTATTTTTCTGCAGGGGCTTCAGCAGTAGCATTGGGAGGGTCAATTTTTTCCACAAAGCGTATGGCAGATAAGGCGTTTTCTGTGATACAGAAAGAAATTGAAGAATTTATACTTGCAGTAAATAAAATTTATTCTAATATAAATATTGTAGATAATACAAAACACTCCAATTAG
- a CDS encoding radical SAM protein: MTHKKQLVIPVFVPHEGCPYRCSFCNQEKITGAEKKSDRKMLRETLRTHFREVDETPLTVKRELAFYGGSFTGIPVERQEYLLSSVQPWIISGEIQSLRVSTHALFIDNSRLSMLRQYHVKTVELGIQSTDCEVLKLVGRECPFNVVQSAVNTIRTMKFQLGLQLMPGLPGDSEQKFLKSVMDVIELKPDFVRIYPTLVVKNTALYDMYRKGIYVPWDLERMIEAVKEAMIKFNQAGIKVIRAGLHPDSSLMNNFVDGPFHPSFRYLVDSRIARERMIDKIRNLEQVPSSITFKVPAKKISQFLGHKKENVAVLKNTFGMNSINFEQDGSSETLELVA, translated from the coding sequence GTGACACACAAAAAACAACTAGTCATTCCAGTATTTGTTCCGCATGAAGGCTGCCCTTATCGTTGCTCTTTTTGCAATCAAGAAAAAATCACAGGTGCTGAAAAGAAGTCTGACAGGAAGATGTTGAGAGAGACTTTGCGCACTCACTTTCGGGAAGTGGACGAAACTCCTTTAACCGTAAAAAGGGAACTGGCTTTTTACGGAGGTAGTTTCACTGGAATTCCTGTTGAACGTCAGGAGTATTTATTAAGCTCTGTTCAGCCATGGATTATATCTGGAGAAATCCAATCATTAAGAGTTTCTACTCATGCCTTATTCATCGATAACTCACGTTTATCTATGTTGAGGCAATATCATGTTAAAACTGTAGAACTGGGTATCCAGTCCACTGACTGCGAAGTATTAAAACTGGTGGGTCGAGAATGTCCATTTAATGTTGTTCAGTCTGCTGTAAACACTATCCGAACTATGAAGTTTCAGTTGGGGTTGCAGTTGATGCCCGGTCTTCCCGGGGATAGTGAGCAAAAGTTTCTCAAGTCAGTTATGGATGTTATAGAGCTTAAGCCAGATTTTGTAAGGATATATCCCACACTTGTTGTAAAAAATACTGCTTTATATGATATGTATCGGAAAGGAATTTATGTGCCCTGGGATCTGGAAAGGATGATTGAGGCGGTTAAAGAAGCTATGATTAAATTCAATCAAGCCGGTATCAAGGTTATACGAGCGGGTTTACATCCTGACTCATCATTAATGAATAATTTTGTTGATGGTCCTTTTCACCCTTCATTTCGATATTTGGTCGATAGCCGAATTGCTCGTGAGCGGATGATAGACAAGATCAGAAACCTGGAACAGGTTCCATCGTCTATAACTTTCAAAGTTCCGGCCAAAAAGATATCTCAATTTTTGGGGCATAAAAAAGAAAATGTTGCTGTATTAAAAAATACATTTGGAATGAACTCTATCAATTTTGAGCAGGATGGTTCGAGCGAAACGCTGGAACTTGTTGCCTGA
- a CDS encoding EVE domain-containing protein — MTKNTSFWLVKQEPSQYSWEQFIKDGKTYWDGVRNYQARNNLNAMKKGDLVFFYHSVTGKDIKGIAKVTREAYPDPTSDDPRWLVVDLKPVKALQESVTLEEIKAHKDLQDIALVKQSRLSVMPLTKKESHIILKMGKTSI; from the coding sequence ATGACAAAAAATACATCTTTCTGGCTCGTGAAGCAGGAACCCTCACAATACAGTTGGGAACAATTTATAAAAGACGGGAAAACATACTGGGATGGTGTGCGTAACTATCAGGCACGTAACAACTTGAATGCCATGAAAAAGGGAGATCTGGTGTTCTTTTATCATAGCGTTACGGGAAAGGACATCAAAGGCATCGCAAAAGTTACACGTGAAGCTTATCCTGATCCTACCAGTGATGATCCGAGATGGCTGGTGGTCGACTTGAAACCGGTTAAGGCACTTCAGGAATCTGTCACCCTTGAAGAGATTAAGGCCCATAAGGATCTTCAGGATATAGCCCTGGTCAAACAATCACGTCTTTCTGTTATGCCTCTAACAAAAAAAGAAAGTCATATTATCCTCAAAATGGGTAAGACTTCTATCTAA